A genomic segment from Glycine soja cultivar W05 chromosome 18, ASM419377v2, whole genome shotgun sequence encodes:
- the LOC114395687 gene encoding uncharacterized protein LOC114395687, giving the protein MGVAFYLDTIVVPLSLFITVGYHAYLCHTIKNKPSRTTYGISKHRRTDWSLNLNQGDASKAMLTVQSLRNTLMSTILTATITILINLGLAALTNNTYNASHLFSSGFFGSKSDKIFVLKYGSASICLVMSFMFSSMAIGYLIDANFLMNAYGEFLSGGYTQTILERGFTLALVGNRVLCVAVPLMLWMLGPVLVLLASLVLVFVLHEFDFVCKFPDNNKQCTTVK; this is encoded by the exons ATGGGAGTGGCTTTTTATTTGGACACCATTGTCGTCCCTTTGAGTCTTTTCATCACAGTAGGTTACCATGCCTATCTTTGCCACACCATCAAGAACAAACCTTCACGTACAACTTATGGAATCAGTAAGCATAGAAGGACAGATTGGAGTCTCAACTTAAATCAG GGTGATGCCAGCAAAGCTATGTTGACAGTGCAAAGCTTGAGGAACACTCTTATGTCCACAATACTCACAGCTACTATAACCATTCTTATTAACTTGGGTTTGGCAGCTTTGACAAATAACACCTACAATGCTAGCCATCTTTTTAGCAGTGGATTTTTTGGGTCAAAGTCAGATAAAATCTTTGTTTTAAAGTATGGATCAGCATCAATTTGTTTGGTGATGAGCTTCATGTTCAGCTCTATGGCCATAGGATATCTGATTGATGCCAATTTTCTGATGAATGCATATGGGGAGTTCTTGTCTGGGGGTTACACACAAACAATATTAGAAAGAGGGTTCACCTTAGCTCTTGTAGGTAATAGGGTGCTTTGTGTTGCTGTTCCTTTGATGTTATGGATGCTGGGTCCAGTGCTAGTACTTTTAGCTTCCTTGGTGTTGGTTTTTGTGTTGCATGAGTTTGATTTTGTCTGCAAATTCCCAGACAACAATAAGCAATGTACCACTGTAAAATAG